From the genome of Gammaproteobacteria bacterium, one region includes:
- a CDS encoding amino acid adenylation domain-containing protein: MSFDELLEALVTNDIKIRVEGDNLRIKADRSALTSDLTQQIKTHKASLLSWARKQQVDNPSLPKTPFQAFVENLNVTLKYHDVASQFSDMAVRNPDSIAVEYRDQKFSYAQINDGANRVANTLIDRGLEQEAIIGLLIDNPVDHLIAVIGSFKAGAMFASFGLQNPIPHIRQQIESARPSVWVCSSNSLSIISEIYEQRGRTEKFVILIDGIATGEPVDIDALADSKLRANCTSFTSSSINTPPTLTRDRNAPCYIYFTSGSTGTPKPIVGRTQGLAHFIEWEIDTFKIDKHARVSQLTAPTFDAYLRDVFVPLCSGATLCIPPQASRNLTPDVLVSWIQQQAITLVHCVPSLFRTLLSQHLTPEHFSALQHVLLAGEPLLPRDVKKWQNIFGQRVELVNLYGASETTMVKCFHRVTPEDAKQTFIPVGRAMSGAAVIVLDEQGRVCPRGEIGEIYIRSPYVSLGYYQQAEMTQRAFVANPLMEGDTVYRTGDLGTLLPDGNLRFLGRRDQQVKVNGIRIELSEIENALLAQPDIQEAAVIATTTDFGDTVLHAYYENKEAIPTEELRAFLSDRLPASFLPSTYTHLDNLPLTPTGKIDRKALQQTVDTSDTQNYVAPVTPTQQQLADIWQEVLGLERVGIQDNFFEIGGHSLRALLVISKIRKTFEVEFPLGTLFDAPTITQLAELIDNSQHSHFSAIEPLPQQAHYSPSRAQMRLWLLRQFDADSSAYHIPAILDLPDGINNSVFEQVLNTIIERHETLRTVFNEVDEQVVQFILPPSPITLQQQTFESTDALQQAIKAFTVAPFDFINGPLFRAQIIVTPQGQKQLLWCMHEIIADGTSSTLFQKEAEQLLQAFRQGLPNPLAPLRIQYKDYAAWQNRMLEEDSGADSRNYWHTQLSGKLPVLDLPFDFPLTAQTDTHGAYYEFTVPAQVQKTLHSYCQSHQVTPFMLLQATLTVALCNLTGQKDIILGSPVAGRDHIDLQPLIGFFLNTILLRYQTMPTTTFAQLLQTVKKTTLDGLAHQHYPFEQLVDELDVSRQRIRFPLTSILLNVMNFTDNTQTLDLFEARHCSVDKDMKIEFEIDVFEYSNGMRFRCIYRTGLFRPETIEYLMRNFVDLLQYSLNDSSYLVDEAPIYKSSQGEVDGNISINSPALSFMRTLDVPLTFDHPFAAFESQVKTTPDAIAVSYANESLSYQVLYDRSLQIAIGLQNQGLIPGQVVGVLTDNPLEQLAALLGIMQTRGVIAIMNTGDPITRLKQYVKVTQVYHWVGNSTSIERLPTIVGDETRTASVLLLNRDAPISHKLPPAWNIQHLTAFDSGKFDSKIDGDDPCYIYFTSGSTGTPKPIVGRAQSLAHFIQWEIDTFKIDKHARVSQLTAPTFDAYLRDVFVPLCSGATLYIPPQASRNLTPDVLVSWIQQQAITLVHCVPSLFRTLLTQHLTPEHFSALQHVLLAGEPLLPHDVKQWQDIFGQRVELVNLYGASETTMVKCFHRVTPDDAKQTFIPVGRAMSGAAVIVLDEQGRVCPRGEIGEIYIRSPYVSLGYYQQAEMTQRAFVANPLMEGDTVYRTGDLGTLLPDGNLRFLGRRDQQVKVNGIRIELSEIENALLAQPDIQEAAVIATTTDFGDTVLHAYYENKEAIPTEELRAFLSDRLPASFLPSTYTHLDNLPLTPTGKIDRKALQQTVDTSDTQNYVAPVTPTQQQLADIWQEVLGLERVGIQDNFFEIGGHSLRALLVISKIRKTFEVEFPLGTLFDAPTITQLAELIDNSQHSHFSAIEPLPQQAHYSPSRAQMRLWLLRQFDADSSAYHIPAILDLPDGINNSVFEQVLNTIIERHETLRTVFNEVDEQVVQFILPPSPITLQQQTFESTDALQQAIKAFTVAPFDFINGPLFRAQIIVTPQGQKQLLWCMHEIIADGTSSTLFQKEAEQLLQAFRQGLPNPLAPLRIQYKDYAAWQNRMLEEDSGADSRNYWHTQLSGKLPVLDLPFDFPLTQDKGWQGERYTFSASPTLSAQLEEFCSRHQVTLFMTLHAALSVLLARLTGQKDIIIASPVAGRDHIDLQPLIGFFLNTILLRHNINSSNTVTDFLKQVKNTTLSGLHHQHYPFDELIKELNISRDLNRFPGASVLLNVLNFLDDEIPVENKEPHTDTLNWDMKIEWEMFVLPRSNGLLFYCQYRSELFKPELMEYLMNEFVHLLGEFVTHPTSKLSQLDVLLPERRVDHNGNKININSAYLEFTE, from the coding sequence ATGAGTTTTGACGAACTGCTCGAAGCGCTGGTTACAAACGATATAAAAATTCGTGTTGAAGGGGATAATTTACGCATTAAGGCTGATCGCTCGGCCCTAACTTCCGATCTTACTCAACAGATAAAGACACATAAGGCTTCTCTCTTAAGCTGGGCAAGAAAGCAACAGGTCGATAACCCTTCTCTTCCTAAAACGCCCTTTCAGGCTTTCGTTGAAAATCTAAATGTGACGCTAAAGTATCACGACGTCGCGTCTCAATTTAGTGACATGGCGGTGCGGAATCCGGATTCCATTGCGGTCGAGTACCGAGATCAAAAATTCAGCTATGCTCAAATCAATGACGGTGCAAATAGGGTAGCGAACACTTTAATCGATCGAGGTTTAGAACAAGAAGCGATCATAGGTTTACTGATTGATAACCCAGTTGATCATTTAATTGCCGTCATTGGTTCATTCAAAGCAGGCGCAATGTTTGCCAGCTTTGGCTTGCAAAATCCGATACCACACATTCGGCAACAAATCGAATCAGCGAGACCCTCGGTCTGGGTATGCAGTTCAAACAGTTTAAGTATCATCTCGGAAATATACGAGCAGAGAGGCCGTACTGAAAAGTTTGTTATACTGATCGACGGCATCGCGACTGGGGAGCCCGTGGATATCGACGCGCTTGCAGACAGCAAACTTCGCGCAAACTGCACGAGCTTTACATCATCAAGCATTAATACGCCACCGACCTTAACCAGAGATCGAAACGCCCCGTGCTATATTTATTTCACATCGGGTTCAACGGGTACACCCAAGCCCATTGTGGGACGTACCCAAGGTCTTGCACACTTTATCGAGTGGGAGATCGACACGTTTAAAATCGATAAGCACGCCCGTGTCAGCCAACTCACCGCTCCCACTTTTGATGCCTATTTACGTGATGTCTTTGTCCCTTTGTGCAGTGGTGCAACATTGTGCATTCCCCCGCAAGCCAGTCGCAATTTGACACCTGATGTTCTCGTCTCGTGGATACAACAACAAGCCATCACCCTCGTGCACTGCGTCCCCTCTCTCTTCAGGACATTGCTCTCCCAGCATCTCACTCCCGAACACTTTTCTGCCCTGCAACATGTGTTGCTCGCCGGAGAGCCGTTGTTGCCCCGCGATGTCAAAAAATGGCAAAACATTTTTGGTCAACGGGTAGAACTGGTTAATCTTTATGGCGCTTCAGAAACCACGATGGTCAAGTGCTTCCACCGCGTCACACCTGAAGATGCGAAACAGACGTTCATTCCCGTGGGTCGCGCTATGTCGGGCGCTGCGGTGATTGTTCTCGACGAACAGGGACGAGTATGTCCACGCGGCGAAATTGGCGAGATCTATATTCGTTCGCCCTATGTCAGTCTCGGCTATTATCAACAAGCAGAAATGACTCAGCGTGCGTTCGTCGCCAATCCGCTGATGGAAGGCGACACGGTCTATCGTACCGGCGACCTGGGGACACTGTTGCCCGATGGCAATCTGCGATTTCTGGGCCGACGCGATCAACAGGTCAAGGTCAATGGCATCCGTATTGAGCTAAGCGAGATAGAAAACGCCTTGCTGGCACAACCAGATATTCAGGAAGCCGCAGTGATTGCCACTACTACCGATTTCGGTGATACCGTGTTGCACGCGTACTACGAAAACAAAGAAGCTATACCCACAGAAGAATTGCGTGCCTTTCTTAGCGATAGATTACCAGCTTCATTTCTTCCCAGTACCTATACCCACCTGGATAACCTGCCGCTAACACCAACAGGTAAAATCGACCGTAAGGCATTGCAACAGACTGTCGACACCTCGGACACGCAGAATTACGTGGCGCCGGTCACACCGACCCAACAGCAGTTGGCCGATATCTGGCAGGAAGTACTCGGGCTGGAGCGTGTGGGTATCCAGGATAATTTCTTTGAAATCGGCGGACATTCCCTACGCGCACTGCTGGTCATCTCGAAAATTCGTAAAACGTTTGAAGTGGAATTCCCGCTTGGTACCTTGTTCGATGCGCCTACCATTACCCAACTTGCCGAACTCATCGACAACTCGCAACATAGCCATTTCAGTGCCATCGAACCACTACCGCAGCAAGCGCACTACAGCCCCTCCCGTGCGCAAATGCGTTTGTGGCTTCTGCGTCAATTTGACGCGGATAGTTCTGCCTATCATATCCCCGCTATTCTCGATTTGCCTGACGGTATCAACAATAGCGTATTCGAACAGGTACTCAATACCATCATCGAACGCCACGAAACGCTGCGCACGGTCTTTAACGAAGTTGACGAGCAGGTGGTTCAATTTATTCTGCCTCCTTCGCCGATTACATTGCAGCAGCAGACGTTCGAGTCTACTGATGCACTGCAGCAGGCTATCAAGGCATTTACCGTCGCACCATTTGATTTTATTAACGGTCCTTTATTCCGTGCGCAAATTATTGTGACGCCCCAGGGACAAAAACAGTTGCTTTGGTGTATGCATGAAATCATCGCTGACGGTACGTCCAGCACGCTTTTTCAAAAAGAGGCCGAGCAACTGTTACAAGCCTTCCGCCAAGGGCTACCCAATCCGCTCGCTCCTCTGCGCATACAATATAAAGATTATGCCGCCTGGCAAAACAGAATGCTCGAAGAAGACAGTGGTGCCGACAGTCGAAACTATTGGCATACGCAACTCAGCGGTAAATTACCCGTCTTGGATCTGCCTTTTGACTTTCCCCTTACTGCGCAAACTGATACACACGGGGCCTATTACGAGTTTACCGTACCGGCACAAGTTCAGAAGACCTTGCACAGCTATTGTCAATCACATCAAGTTACGCCGTTTATGCTACTACAAGCGACGTTAACGGTAGCACTATGCAATCTTACCGGCCAAAAAGACATCATTTTAGGTTCGCCAGTGGCCGGTAGAGACCACATAGACCTACAACCACTGATCGGTTTTTTTCTTAACACCATTCTACTGCGCTACCAAACAATGCCGACAACAACGTTTGCGCAGTTGTTACAAACTGTTAAGAAAACCACGTTAGATGGTCTAGCACATCAGCACTACCCCTTTGAACAACTCGTTGACGAACTGGATGTCTCTCGACAACGTATTCGCTTTCCGCTCACATCGATCTTACTCAACGTGATGAATTTCACCGACAATACGCAAACTCTTGATCTTTTCGAGGCTCGCCATTGTTCGGTTGACAAAGACATGAAAATAGAATTTGAAATCGATGTGTTTGAGTACAGCAATGGTATGCGTTTTCGATGTATATATCGTACGGGTTTATTCCGCCCGGAGACTATAGAGTATTTGATGCGGAATTTTGTCGATTTATTACAATACTCTCTGAATGACAGCAGCTACCTCGTTGACGAGGCACCTATTTACAAGTCATCTCAAGGTGAAGTCGATGGCAATATTTCAATTAATAGTCCTGCGCTCAGTTTTATGCGTACGCTCGACGTTCCACTTACATTCGATCATCCTTTCGCTGCATTTGAATCACAAGTCAAGACGACACCTGATGCTATCGCGGTAAGTTACGCAAACGAGTCGCTCAGCTATCAAGTGCTTTATGACAGAAGTCTTCAAATTGCTATCGGCTTGCAAAATCAGGGATTAATTCCGGGTCAAGTAGTTGGCGTGTTGACAGATAATCCGCTTGAACAATTAGCCGCTTTGCTCGGGATTATGCAAACGCGCGGTGTCATAGCGATTATGAACACCGGCGACCCAATCACACGCTTGAAGCAATATGTGAAAGTGACTCAAGTATATCACTGGGTAGGAAACAGCACGTCGATTGAACGCCTGCCAACTATCGTTGGCGATGAGACTCGAACAGCTTCCGTATTACTGTTAAATCGCGATGCGCCGATTAGTCACAAACTACCGCCAGCGTGGAACATACAACATTTGACTGCATTTGATTCCGGAAAATTTGATTCAAAAATTGATGGCGATGACCCCTGCTATATTTATTTCACATCGGGTTCAACGGGTACACCCAAGCCCATTGTGGGGCGCGCCCAGAGTCTTGCACACTTTATTCAGTGGGAGATCGACACGTTTAAAATCGATAAGCACGCCCGTGTCAGCCAACTCACCGCTCCCACTTTTGACGCCTATTTACGTGATGTCTTTGTCCCTTTGTGCAGTGGTGCAACATTGTACATTCCCCCGCAAGCCAGTCGCAATTTGACGCCCGACGTTCTCGTCTCGTGGATACAACAACAAGCCATCACCCTCGTGCACTGCGTTCCCTCTCTGTTCAGGACATTGCTCACCCAGCACCTCACCCCCGAACACTTTTCTGCCCTGCAACATGTGTTGCTCGCCGGAGAGCCGTTGTTACCCCACGACGTCAAACAATGGCAAGACATTTTTGGTCAACGGGTAGAACTGGTTAATCTTTATGGCGCTTCAGAAACCACGATGGTCAAGTGCTTCCACCGCGTCACACCTGACGATGCGAAACAAACGTTCATTCCCGTGGGTCGCGCTATGTCGGGCGCTGCGGTAATTGTTCTCGACGAACAAGGACGGGTGTGCCCACGCGGCGAAATTGGCGAGATCTATATTCGTTCGCCCTATGTCAGTCTCGGCTATTATCAACAAGCAGAAATGACTCAGCGTGCGTTCGTCGCCAATCCGCTGATGGAAGGCGACACGGTCTATCGTACCGGCGACCTGGGGACACTGTTGCCCGATGGCAATCTGCGATTTCTGGGCCGACGCGATCAACAGGTCAAGGTCAATGGCATCCGTATTGAGCTAAGCGAGATAGAAAACGCCTTGCTGGCACAACCAGATATTCAGGAAGCCGCAGTGATTGCCACTACTACCGATTTCGGTGATACCGTGTTGCACGCGTACTACGAAAACAAAGAAGCTATACCCACAGAAGAATTGCGTGCCTTTCTTAGCGATAGATTACCAGCTTCATTTCTTCCCAGTACCTATACCCACCTGGATAACCTGCCGCTAACACCAACAGGTAAAATCGACCGTAAGGCATTGCAACAGACTGTCGACACCTCGGACACGCAGAATTACGTGGCGCCGGTCACACCGACCCAACAGCAGTTGGCCGATATCTGGCAGGAAGTACTCGGGCTGGAGCGTGTGGGTATCCAGGATAATTTCTTTGAAATCGGCGGACATTCCCTACGCGCACTGCTGGTCATCTCGAAAATTCGTAAAACGTTTGAAGTGGAATTCCCGCTTGGTACCTTGTTCGATGCGCCTACCATTACCCAACTTGCCGAACTCATCGACAACTCGCAACATAGCCATTTCAGTGCCATCGAACCACTACCGCAGCAAGCGCACTACAGCCCCTCCCGTGCGCAAATGCGTTTGTGGCTTCTGCGTCAATTTGACGCGGATAGTTCTGCCTATCATATCCCCGCTATTCTCGATTTGCCTGACGGTATCAACAATAGCGTATTCGAACAGGTACTCAATACCATCATCGAACGCCACGAAACGCTGCGCACGGTCTTTAACGAAGTTGACGAGCAGGTGGTTCAATTTATTCTGCCTCCTTCGCCGATTACATTGCAGCAGCAGACGTTCGAGTCTACTGATGCACTGCAGCAGGCTATCAAGGCATTTACCGTCGCACCATTTGATTTTATTAACGGTCCTTTATTCCGTGCGCAAATTATTGTGACGCCCCAGGGACAAAAACAGTTGCTTTGGTGTATGCATGAAATCATCGCTGACGGTACGTCCAGCACGCTTTTTCAAAAAGAGGCCGAGCAACTGTTACAAGCCTTCCGCCAAGGGCTACCCAATCCGCTCGCTCCTCTGCGCATACAATATAAAGATTATGCCGCCTGGCAAAACAGAATGCTCGAAGAAGACAGTGGTGCCGACAGTCGAAACTATTGGCATACGCAACTCAGCGGTAAATTACCCGTCTTGGATCTGCCTTTTGACTTTCCCCTTACCCAGGACAAGGGATGGCAAGGTGAGCGATACACGTTTAGTGCCTCGCCGACACTCAGCGCACAGTTAGAGGAATTTTGTAGTCGCCATCAGGTTACGTTGTTTATGACACTGCATGCTGCACTAAGCGTTTTACTCGCCCGACTAACCGGACAAAAAGACATAATCATCGCCTCCCCTGTAGCCGGACGCGATCATATTGACCTACAACCGTTAATCGGTTTCTTTCTAAACACCATATTGCTTCGTCACAACATAAATTCCAGCAACACCGTCACCGACTTTCTAAAACAGGTGAAGAACACAACACTTAGCGGATTACATCATCAGCACTATCCCTTTGATGAATTGATAAAAGAACTGAATATTTCCCGCGACCTCAATCGCTTCCCCGGCGCATCTGTGTTATTAAATGTTCTTAATTTCTTAGACGATGAAATTCCAGTCGAGAACAAGGAGCCGCACACTGACACACTAAACTGGGATATGAAGATTGAGTGGGAAATGTTTGTGTTGCCGCGTTCCAATGGCCTATTGTTCTATTGCCAATACCGCTCGGAATTATTCAAGCCCGAATTAATGGAATATCTAATGAACGAATTCGTCCATCTTCTGGGAGAGTTTGTCACACACCCCACAAGTAAACTCAGTCAACTGGATGTTTTACTACCGGAAAGACGCGTCGACCACAATGGAAACAAAATAAATATCAATTCGGCCTACCTGGAGTTTACGGAATAA